In Synechocystis sp. PCC 6714, the following are encoded in one genomic region:
- a CDS encoding S-layer family protein: MSAYNPDLSLVYEKLSAFAGLENFWQSFEIIYGQNYDVVAAEALRSRWASEDFSDVPAIEMLSAEVLGSAVGAYAQSINKIYLSDRFVATATEVQLVAVILEEIGHAVDALVNSQDSPGDEGEIFANLVLGVQLSELGIESLKTQDDNFTILVDGQSLQVEAATINVTNTNDSGTGSLRQAILDANATVGVADIITFTGSVFTDGIADTINLTSGELTITDSVTITGPGANLLTVSGNGSSRVFVFQGPAGANTYNLSGLTITGGSAGIGAGIYMGDDDNDDIFNINQVHVTGNNASTGGGFYIRGFDTQGGVTVNWTNSTISNNNSNFFGGGALYNVNANFSNVTVSGNSAGQIGGIAHFADGSGSSSFLSLTNTTIVNNAGSSPLGIGLVNVSQNGATEAVAQYSNSIFAGNTINVSNSGTGASVQSLGYNISSDGTGNLTATGDKPNTNPLLGPLQNNVGPTPTHALLPGSPAIGAGNTTLTTDQRGISRPQGTNDDIGAFEYVPPTVSLTATDNTATESASNTGNFRLTRELPTGALSDALPVQLSLSGTATNISDYNFSASGGAVNVSGNTVTVTFNTGSNTVNLTVTPVDDIQAEADETVTLTLNNGGLNYNLGTNTNGTITISQNDFVVTNTNDSGEGSLRQAILNANAIAGANTITFDIPGGGVKTINLASALPAITEQVTIDGTSFAATPLIELNGALAGSSVNGLTLAGGSSGSIIKGLIINRFTNIGILINSTGNKIQGNYIGTDANGISGAGNSFGVFINSGNNNIIGSDEDGTNDANERNIISGNGNVGVISFASNVLVRGNYIGTNVSGTSAIGNGIHGIYIGSSNHTVGGSTATARNIISGNNFSGIAIFDGSATNAQNNVIKGNYIGTDVTGTQPLGNGSGGGIRITGANNTIGGTGAGEGNIIAYNSGNGVSVVDAFDANASLNNAGNNISGNSIFNNTGLGLDLATGQGGSEAGVTPNDLLDSDTGVNNLQNYPLLIRNNNGIFNGRLNSNPDTTFRIEFFSNTNADPSGNGEGQTYLGFQNVVTGADGNANFTFTPPGGSLNVTATATDPQGNTSEFSSPAIVPVVTISAINATANEAGGDPGTFRISRTGAPIAPLTVSYIIAGTATNGSDYTSLSGTVTIPSDQAFIDITVSPIDDIQVEANETIILTLSDSVDYTLGTNISDTVTINQNDFVVTNTNDSGEGSLRQAILNANAIGGANTITFAIQGSGVQTINLLSALPAISQQVTIDGTSQTGFAGTLLIELNGTSGGSGTNGLTLGAGSDGSVIKGLIINRFSSGNAILVQSNNNTIADNFIGTSADGTSAQANLRGIYINGGSNNVIGGATTASRNLLSGNGQQGVLINGVNAIGNKVQGNYIGTNLAGTAAIGNGFHGIQIQGGSKNNIVGTDGDGANDATEGNLISGNADIGVITEGTGTTGNVIAGNLIGTNAAGTSAIANQHGIYIANGAENTRVERNIISGNNGYGIWNINNAGNHRISGNYIGTDLNGTADLGNGATGIEINNSANNTIGGNTAGDRNIISGNNGYGILIASATATGNIIQGNYIGTNASGTGAIGNSNAGIRLESGTANNLIGTDGNNVNDLAEGNVISSNSVGISIASDTTTGNKIQGNSLFGNTALGIDLGADGITANELGDGDPGPNGLQNAPRLSLAPNGIVQGQLNSTANTNFRIEFFSNTNVDPSGYGEGQTFLNSISFTTDSNGNASFSFNPNSATNITATATNISSGNTSEFSNVAVIQTPTFALLTDNFTAFYNPNTFNLDYNLLGRQGGLFATTRWLPTDNAQVGNPTANIDQGNYLLFGNNGRAALDRNFNGVNAQGGLKISFDLAPNATNTDGSWWGGINLGLSEANKSAFINNNVPHFGILFRGNGLIQAFDSGSLISGANSGWGGTGNDGILKPFSLELTDPTDGNPFDGVGQTTVQVFAGSNLIYTYTKGNGGYSDNYINLGTSGIAGFDNFKIEKLGQVPFAENTNGNVYTVAAVGDPLRNPTLIYRLDGADKHLFDISANGEISFKAAPDFETPNDVGGDNIYNLTVIASDADLTGSQNVVISVTDVNEAPTGVNLQNTTTSLPENTSTLNRIKVADIVITDDALGTETISLTGNDADSFEVDGLTLFLKANTVLDFESKFSYDVTVNVNDPTVGNNPDVTTNFILTIINLDEVAPTITSSNTATAINENSGVNQVVYTVTSTDTGDIATGSTTYSLKNVGDFSSFTIDGTSGQVTLTSNPNFEAKSSYSFTVIATDAANNASEKIVTLGINNLDEVAPTITSSNTATAINENSGANQIVYTVTSTDTGDIATGSTTYSLKNIGDFSSFTIDGTSGQVTLTSNPNFEAKSSYSFTVIATDAANNASEKTVTLGIINLFELTNGNDIYFGSGAANPIYALAGNDWLYGGLGKDTFYGGLGSDKLFGNFGNDLLNGDEGNDWLYGGLGNDILNGGLDDDKLLGDSGNDLLNGNEGNDWLYGGLGNDILNGGLDGDVLIGGLGVDVFCFRFGESSLNELDFITDFTFGIDKININSLSGVPTNFSRATNSIATTIADVVNSVFLDANGAALGAQPLATNSAVLVQVTTQNIIGTYLIINNDVSGFDATNDLVINLIGYTGIMPALGNISPASVFV; the protein is encoded by the coding sequence ATGAGCGCTTACAATCCTGATTTGTCCTTAGTCTATGAGAAACTATCTGCTTTTGCCGGCTTAGAAAATTTTTGGCAGAGTTTCGAGATTATCTATGGACAAAATTATGATGTTGTCGCCGCGGAAGCCCTGCGAAGTCGTTGGGCCAGTGAGGACTTTAGTGATGTGCCTGCCATTGAAATGCTCAGTGCCGAAGTTTTGGGTTCTGCGGTAGGGGCCTATGCCCAAAGCATCAATAAAATTTATCTCTCTGATCGATTTGTAGCCACCGCCACCGAAGTCCAACTAGTTGCCGTTATCCTCGAAGAAATTGGCCATGCCGTGGATGCACTGGTCAATAGTCAAGATAGTCCGGGTGATGAAGGGGAGATATTTGCAAACTTAGTATTGGGTGTTCAACTAAGCGAATTAGGTATAGAAAGTCTGAAAACCCAAGATGATAATTTTACGATCCTCGTCGATGGGCAATCTTTACAAGTGGAAGCGGCAACCATAAACGTTACCAATACTAACGACAGTGGTACAGGCAGTTTACGTCAAGCTATTCTCGACGCTAATGCCACTGTTGGAGTAGCCGACATCATTACCTTCACTGGCAGCGTCTTCACTGATGGAATTGCCGACACGATTAATCTGACCTCTGGAGAACTAACGATTACGGATAGTGTGACTATCACAGGCCCTGGGGCAAACTTATTAACAGTTAGTGGAAATGGTAGCTCCCGTGTTTTCGTGTTTCAAGGTCCGGCGGGGGCTAATACCTATAATCTGTCGGGGTTAACCATTACTGGTGGCTCAGCAGGTATTGGTGCGGGAATTTACATGGGTGACGATGACAACGATGACATCTTCAATATCAATCAAGTCCATGTGACTGGCAATAATGCCTCCACTGGAGGAGGGTTTTACATTCGAGGGTTTGACACTCAAGGTGGAGTTACAGTCAACTGGACGAATAGCACTATAAGTAATAATAACTCTAACTTTTTTGGTGGAGGAGCTCTTTACAATGTCAATGCCAATTTTTCTAATGTTACAGTTAGTGGAAATAGTGCAGGTCAGATAGGGGGGATTGCTCACTTTGCAGATGGTTCTGGCAGTAGCAGTTTTTTAAGCCTAACCAATACAACCATTGTAAATAATGCTGGAAGCAGCCCTCTTGGTATTGGCTTAGTCAACGTTTCTCAAAATGGGGCTACTGAAGCAGTTGCTCAATACAGCAACAGTATTTTTGCAGGCAATACCATTAATGTATCCAATAGTGGTACGGGAGCTTCAGTTCAATCCCTCGGCTACAACATCAGTAGTGATGGCACGGGCAACTTAACGGCTACTGGCGATAAACCCAACACCAATCCCTTACTCGGCCCGTTGCAGAATAACGTCGGCCCGACCCCGACCCATGCACTTTTGCCGGGTAGCCCTGCCATTGGAGCCGGTAATACAACTCTTACCACGGATCAACGGGGCATTAGTCGGCCCCAAGGAACTAATGATGACATTGGGGCCTTTGAATATGTCCCCCCGACGGTAAGCCTAACAGCGACAGATAACACGGCCACTGAATCAGCGAGTAATACAGGCAATTTCCGATTAACTCGCGAGCTTCCTACCGGGGCCCTGAGTGATGCTCTACCCGTTCAACTGAGTTTAAGCGGAACCGCTACTAACATCAGTGATTATAATTTCTCGGCTTCGGGAGGAGCAGTTAATGTTAGTGGAAATACAGTTACCGTCACCTTCAATACTGGCTCTAACACCGTTAATCTCACTGTAACCCCTGTTGATGATATCCAGGCCGAGGCCGATGAGACAGTTACTTTAACGCTTAATAATGGCGGATTAAATTATAACTTAGGAACCAATACTAACGGCACGATAACAATTAGCCAAAATGACTTTGTTGTTACTAATACCAATGATAGTGGCGAAGGAAGTCTGCGCCAGGCCATTCTGAATGCTAATGCGATCGCCGGAGCCAATACAATTACTTTTGATATTCCTGGTGGTGGAGTTAAAACCATTAATTTAGCCTCGGCTTTACCAGCTATTACAGAACAAGTCACCATTGATGGCACAAGTTTTGCAGCAACGCCTTTAATAGAACTCAATGGAGCTTTAGCGGGAAGTAGTGTAAATGGTTTAACCCTAGCGGGAGGCTCTAGCGGAAGTATTATAAAAGGCCTAATTATTAATCGTTTTACCAATATTGGCATCCTCATCAATAGCACGGGAAATAAAATACAGGGAAACTATATTGGCACTGATGCCAATGGAATTTCTGGGGCCGGTAACTCATTTGGTGTTTTTATTAATTCAGGTAATAACAATATTATTGGTAGCGATGAAGATGGTACGAATGATGCTAATGAGAGAAATATAATTTCTGGCAATGGAAATGTGGGTGTTATTTCATTTGCTAGTAATGTTCTTGTGAGAGGCAACTATATTGGCACTAATGTCAGTGGTACATCAGCTATAGGGAACGGAATTCATGGTATTTATATTGGTTCTTCTAACCATACCGTTGGTGGATCAACAGCCACAGCTCGTAATATCATCTCTGGCAATAATTTCAGTGGGATTGCAATTTTTGACGGCTCAGCAACGAACGCTCAAAATAATGTTATTAAAGGAAATTATATCGGTACGGATGTCACAGGCACTCAGCCTTTAGGTAATGGTAGTGGTGGTGGAATTCGTATTACTGGGGCAAACAATACCATTGGTGGGACGGGTGCTGGTGAAGGTAACATCATTGCCTATAATTCCGGTAATGGTGTGTCCGTGGTGGATGCATTTGATGCGAATGCAAGTCTAAATAATGCAGGGAATAACATCTCTGGTAATAGTATTTTCAACAATACTGGTTTAGGGCTCGATCTTGCCACTGGTCAAGGTGGTAGTGAAGCAGGCGTAACACCAAATGATTTATTGGATTCAGATACTGGTGTTAATAATCTGCAAAATTATCCCTTACTAATCCGTAATAATAATGGTATCTTCAACGGACGTTTAAATAGTAATCCTGACACTACTTTTCGCATTGAATTTTTTAGTAATACCAATGCAGACCCTAGTGGCAATGGTGAAGGTCAGACTTATCTAGGTTTTCAAAATGTCGTTACAGGAGCCGATGGAAATGCTAATTTTACCTTCACGCCCCCAGGGGGATCGCTCAATGTAACAGCTACTGCAACAGACCCCCAGGGAAATACCTCGGAATTTTCGAGTCCTGCAATTGTTCCAGTGGTCACGATTAGTGCCATTAATGCAACGGCTAATGAAGCCGGTGGCGATCCAGGGACGTTTCGGATTAGTCGCACTGGTGCACCAATAGCCCCTTTAACTGTCAGTTATATCATTGCAGGTACAGCAACTAATGGCAGTGATTACACTAGCCTTTCTGGAACGGTTACAATTCCTTCTGATCAAGCCTTTATCGACATTACGGTTAGCCCCATTGATGATATTCAAGTCGAGGCAAATGAGACCATCATTCTAACCCTAAGTGATAGTGTTGATTACACTCTAGGAACTAATATCAGCGACACGGTAACCATCAATCAAAATGACTTTGTCGTTACCAATACCAACGATAGTGGCGAAGGAAGTCTGCGCCAGGCCATTCTGAATGCCAATGCTATTGGTGGGGCCAATACGATTACCTTTGCGATTCAGGGTAGCGGTGTTCAAACCATTAACTTACTCTCCGCTCTACCAGCCATTAGTCAGCAGGTCACCATTGATGGCACCAGTCAGACAGGTTTTGCAGGAACGCTTTTAATAGAGCTAAATGGAACTTCTGGCGGAAGCGGTACCAATGGTTTGACCCTGGGGGCAGGCTCTGACGGGAGTGTTATCAAAGGCTTAATCATTAATCGTTTTAGTAGTGGTAATGCCATTCTTGTTCAAAGCAATAACAACACCATTGCCGATAACTTCATTGGGACTAGCGCCGATGGCACCAGCGCCCAGGCTAACTTGCGGGGTATTTATATCAACGGCGGCTCGAATAATGTTATTGGAGGGGCCACTACCGCAAGTCGTAATCTGCTCTCAGGCAATGGCCAACAAGGCGTTTTGATTAATGGAGTCAATGCTATTGGGAATAAAGTCCAAGGCAATTACATTGGTACAAATCTAGCGGGAACCGCAGCCATCGGTAATGGCTTCCACGGCATACAAATTCAAGGGGGAAGCAAAAATAATATTGTTGGTACCGATGGTGATGGAGCAAACGACGCTACGGAAGGTAACCTAATTTCTGGCAATGCCGATATTGGGGTAATTACAGAAGGAACGGGAACGACAGGGAATGTTATCGCTGGTAATTTAATTGGGACCAATGCGGCCGGAACTTCTGCCATTGCCAATCAGCATGGGATTTATATCGCCAATGGAGCCGAAAATACCCGTGTAGAACGCAATATTATTTCTGGTAATAATGGTTACGGTATTTGGAACATTAATAATGCTGGTAACCATCGCATTAGTGGCAACTACATCGGCACTGATTTAAATGGGACAGCAGACCTGGGTAATGGTGCGACTGGCATTGAAATCAACAACTCAGCCAACAATACCATCGGTGGAAATACAGCAGGTGATCGTAATATTATCTCCGGTAATAATGGTTACGGTATTTTAATTGCCTCAGCAACTGCTACGGGCAATATAATTCAAGGTAACTACATTGGCACGAATGCCAGCGGCACAGGGGCAATAGGCAATAGCAACGCCGGTATTCGATTAGAAAGTGGCACTGCGAATAACTTAATTGGTACGGATGGTAATAACGTCAATGATCTGGCTGAAGGCAATGTTATTTCTAGCAATAGCGTTGGTATTTCTATCGCTAGTGATACAACCACAGGCAATAAAATCCAAGGCAATTCTCTTTTTGGCAACACAGCCCTAGGCATTGACTTGGGGGCTGATGGTATCACGGCCAATGAGCTAGGAGACGGTGACCCAGGGCCAAATGGATTGCAAAATGCACCACGTCTGAGTCTAGCTCCTAATGGAATTGTTCAGGGGCAATTGAACAGCACTGCGAATACCAATTTCCGCATCGAGTTTTTTAGTAATACTAATGTTGACCCCAGTGGCTACGGTGAAGGGCAAACTTTTCTGAATTCTATCTCTTTCACAACAGATAGCAACGGCAATGCCAGCTTTAGTTTTAACCCTAATTCTGCGACTAATATCACTGCCACCGCCACAAATATTTCATCGGGCAATACCTCCGAATTTTCGAATGTTGCTGTTATTCAAACACCAACTTTTGCTCTCCTAACCGATAACTTCACCGCTTTCTATAACCCCAATACCTTTAACCTTGACTACAATCTTTTGGGACGACAGGGCGGACTCTTTGCAACAACTCGTTGGCTACCAACAGATAACGCCCAAGTAGGTAATCCGACAGCTAATATCGACCAGGGTAATTATTTACTTTTTGGCAATAATGGAAGGGCCGCCCTTGACCGCAACTTCAATGGGGTTAATGCCCAAGGCGGCTTAAAAATCAGCTTTGACCTAGCCCCGAATGCGACAAATACAGATGGTTCCTGGTGGGGAGGTATAAATCTTGGCCTTTCGGAAGCAAATAAAAGCGCTTTCATTAACAATAACGTTCCCCACTTTGGCATTCTATTCCGCGGTAACGGACTTATTCAAGCCTTTGATAGTGGCAGTCTTATCAGTGGTGCAAATAGCGGCTGGGGAGGTACAGGAAATGATGGCATACTTAAACCCTTCAGTCTGGAGCTAACTGATCCCACCGATGGCAATCCCTTTGATGGCGTTGGGCAAACAACAGTCCAGGTTTTTGCTGGGAGTAACTTAATCTATACCTATACCAAGGGCAATGGTGGCTACAGCGATAACTACATCAATCTCGGCACTTCTGGTATTGCCGGCTTTGATAATTTCAAGATTGAAAAACTTGGTCAAGTGCCCTTTGCAGAAAATACCAATGGCAATGTTTACACTGTTGCGGCGGTGGGAGATCCTCTCCGCAATCCAACCCTTATCTATCGTCTTGATGGGGCAGATAAACACCTATTTGATATTTCCGCAAATGGAGAAATTAGCTTTAAAGCTGCTCCTGACTTTGAGACTCCGAATGATGTAGGCGGAGATAATATCTACAACCTTACAGTGATTGCTAGTGATGCCGATTTAACCGGCAGCCAAAATGTCGTCATCAGCGTTACCGATGTCAACGAAGCCCCCACAGGGGTTAATCTGCAAAATACTACCACCAGTCTTCCTGAAAATACTAGTACGCTAAATCGTATCAAGGTAGCGGATATTGTTATCACTGACGATGCCCTGGGAACGGAAACCATTTCCCTCACTGGCAACGATGCTGACTCGTTTGAAGTAGATGGATTGACTCTTTTCCTTAAAGCCAATACGGTATTGGATTTTGAAAGTAAGTTTAGTTACGACGTGACAGTAAATGTAAACGATCCTACGGTCGGGAATAATCCTGATGTGACAACTAATTTCATATTAACCATTATCAACCTAGATGAAGTAGCCCCGACGATTACCTCTAGTAATACAGCAACAGCGATTAATGAAAACAGTGGAGTCAATCAAGTAGTCTACACAGTTACTTCCACCGACACAGGGGATATTGCCACAGGTTCAACCACCTATAGCCTGAAAAATGTCGGAGACTTTTCTTCCTTCACCATTGATGGCACATCAGGACAAGTAACACTTACAAGCAATCCAAATTTTGAAGCTAAATCAAGCTATAGCTTCACCGTTATTGCCACCGATGCCGCCAATAATGCGTCGGAAAAAATAGTCACTCTAGGTATCAACAACCTAGATGAAGTAGCCCCGACGATTACCTCTAGTAATACAGCAACAGCGATTAACGAAAACAGTGGTGCGAATCAAATAGTCTACACAGTCACGTCCACCGACACAGGGGATATTGCCACAGGTTCAACCACCTATAGCCTGAAAAATATCGGAGACTTTTCTTCCTTCACCATTGATGGCACATCAGGACAAGTAACACTTACAAGCAATCCAAATTTTGAAGCTAAATCAAGCTATAGCTTCACCGTCATTGCCACCGATGCCGCCAATAATGCGTCGGAAAAAACAGTCACTCTAGGTATCATCAACCTATTTGAATTAACCAATGGTAATGATATTTATTTCGGAAGTGGGGCAGCTAATCCAATTTATGCTTTAGCAGGCAATGATTGGTTGTATGGCGGACTAGGCAAAGATACTTTTTATGGAGGGTTAGGTAGTGACAAACTCTTTGGAAATTTTGGAAATGATCTACTGAATGGAGATGAAGGAAATGATTGGCTTTATGGCGGACTAGGTAATGATATCCTCAACGGAGGACTAGATGATGACAAACTTTTGGGAGACTCAGGAAATGATTTACTGAACGGAAATGAAGGAAATGATTGGCTCTACGGTGGACTAGGTAATGATATCCTCAACGGAGGACTAGATGGTGACGTCCTAATTGGGGGACTAGGAGTAGATGTTTTTTGCTTCCGGTTTGGAGAATCGTCCCTTAATGAACTAGATTTCATTACCGACTTTACTTTTGGCATCGATAAAATCAACATCAATTCCTTATCAGGAGTTCCTACTAATTTCAGCCGGGCTACCAATAGTATTGCGACTACAATAGCCGATGTAGTAAACAGCGTTTTCCTCGATGCCAATGGAGCCGCCCTTGGAGCTCAGCCCCTCGCAACTAATAGTGCCGTCTTAGTGCAGGTAACAACGCAAAACATTATCGGAACTTACCTCATTATTAATAATGATGTCAGTGGGTTTGATGCGACAAACGACTTAGTAATCAATCTCATTGGTTATACCGGAATTATGCCGGCATTAGGAAATATTTCTCCAGCTAGCGTTTTTGTTTAA
- the sppA gene encoding signal peptide peptidase SppA, translating into MIWPFKTSTRKKIARIEVTGAIAGGTRKAVLKALKTVEEKKYPALLLRIDSPGGTVVDSQEIYTKLKQLSEKIKIVASFGNISASGGVYIAMGCPHIMANAGTITGSIGVILRGNNLERLLEKVGVSFKVIKSGPYKDILSFDRELLPEEQTILQELIDDSYGQFVSTVAAGRNLPVEKVKEFADGRIFTGQQALALGLVDRLGTEEEARQWAATLAGLDAEKAELDTIEDPKPFVRRITGGDSQLQTLANNLGLTETLKWCEFELSTSGQPLWLYRP; encoded by the coding sequence ATGATTTGGCCCTTCAAAACCAGCACCCGTAAAAAGATTGCCCGCATTGAAGTGACCGGGGCGATCGCCGGCGGAACCCGCAAAGCAGTGTTGAAGGCCCTGAAAACGGTGGAAGAGAAAAAATATCCAGCTCTACTGCTTCGCATCGACTCCCCTGGGGGAACAGTGGTGGATTCCCAGGAAATTTATACTAAACTGAAGCAATTGAGTGAAAAAATCAAAATTGTCGCTAGTTTTGGTAACATTTCTGCTTCGGGAGGTGTGTACATTGCCATGGGCTGTCCCCACATCATGGCCAACGCTGGCACTATCACCGGCAGTATTGGAGTAATTTTACGGGGTAATAATCTGGAAAGATTACTGGAGAAGGTGGGGGTTTCTTTTAAAGTGATTAAATCCGGGCCCTACAAAGATATTTTGTCCTTTGACCGGGAACTATTGCCGGAAGAACAAACCATTTTGCAAGAACTGATCGACGATAGTTACGGACAATTCGTTTCCACCGTGGCGGCGGGGCGTAATTTACCGGTGGAAAAAGTTAAAGAATTTGCCGACGGGCGGATCTTTACCGGACAACAGGCTCTGGCTTTGGGTCTGGTCGATCGCCTAGGGACAGAAGAAGAAGCTCGGCAATGGGCGGCCACCCTGGCAGGTTTGGATGCAGAAAAAGCCGAATTGGACACCATTGAGGATCCTAAACCGTTCGTTAGACGAATCACCGGCGGCGACAGTCAACTGCAAACCCTGGCTAATAATCTTGGTTTGACGGAAACCTTAAAATGGTGCGAATTTGAGCTTTCCACTAGCGGTCAACCCCTCTGGCTCTATCGTCCCTGA
- a CDS encoding NAD(P)/FAD-dependent oxidoreductase, with translation MITTDIVIIGAGHNGLVCAAYLLQRGLGVTLLEKRDVPGGAATTEALMPELSPEFRFNRCAIDHEFIFLGPVLQELNLAQYGLEYLFCDPSVFCPGLDGQAFMAHRSLSKTCAHIAEYSPRDAEKYQQFVNYWTDLLKAVQPAFNAPPQALLDLALNYGWDNLKSVLAIAGSKTKALDFIRTMIGSPEDVLHEWFDSERVKAPLARLCSEIGAPPSQKGSSSGMMMVAMRHLEGIARPKGGTGALTNALVKLVQAKGGKILTDQIVKRVLVENNQAIGVEVASGEQYRAKKGVISNIDARRLFLQLVEPGALAKVDQNLGERLKRRTVNNNEAILKIDCALSGLPHFTAMAGPEDLTGTILIADSVRHVEEAHALIALGQIPDANPSLYLDIPTVLDPTMAPPGKHTLWIEFFAPYRIAGLEGKGLMGTGWTDELKEKVADRVIDKLTDYAPNLKSLIIGRRVESPAELAQRLGSYNGNVYHLDMTLDQMMFLRPLPEIANYQTPIKNLYLTGAGTHPGGSISGMPGRNCARVFLKQQRRFW, from the coding sequence ATGATCACCACCGATATCGTCATTATTGGGGCGGGGCACAATGGCTTAGTCTGTGCCGCCTATTTGCTCCAACGGGGCTTGGGGGTGACGTTATTGGAAAAGCGGGATGTACCCGGGGGGGCGGCCACCACGGAAGCATTAATGCCCGAGCTATCGCCGGAGTTTCGGTTTAATCGCTGTGCCATTGACCACGAATTTATTTTTCTGGGGCCAGTGTTGCAGGAGCTAAATTTAGCCCAGTACGGTTTGGAATATCTATTCTGTGACCCCAGTGTTTTTTGTCCGGGGCTAGATGGCCAAGCCTTTATGGCCCACCGTTCCCTCAGCAAAACCTGTGCCCACATTGCGGAGTATAGCCCCAGAGATGCCGAAAAATATCAGCAATTCGTTAATTATTGGACTGATTTGCTCAAAGCTGTCCAGCCTGCTTTTAATGCCCCTCCCCAGGCATTACTGGACCTAGCCCTAAACTATGGTTGGGACAATTTAAAATCCGTGCTGGCGATCGCCGGGTCGAAAACCAAAGCTTTGGATTTTATCCGTACCATGATCGGCTCCCCGGAAGATGTGCTCCATGAATGGTTCGACAGTGAAAGGGTGAAGGCTCCCTTGGCCAGATTATGTTCGGAAATTGGCGCCCCTCCATCCCAAAAGGGCAGTAGCTCCGGCATGATGATGGTGGCCATGCGGCATTTGGAGGGCATTGCCAGACCTAAAGGGGGAACAGGAGCTTTGACCAATGCGTTGGTAAAGTTAGTGCAGGCAAAGGGGGGAAAAATTCTCACCGACCAAATAGTCAAACGGGTATTGGTGGAAAATAACCAGGCGATCGGGGTGGAGGTAGCTAGCGGAGAACAGTACCGGGCGAAAAAAGGAGTAATTTCTAACATCGATGCCCGGCGTTTATTTTTGCAATTGGTGGAACCAGGGGCCCTAGCCAAGGTGGACCAAAACCTAGGGGAACGGCTGAAACGACGCACTGTGAACAATAACGAAGCTATTTTAAAAATCGATTGCGCCCTCTCCGGTTTGCCCCACTTCACCGCCATGGCCGGGCCCGAGGATCTAACAGGAACCATTTTGATTGCGGACTCGGTACGCCATGTGGAAGAAGCCCATGCCCTTATTGCTCTGGGACAAATTCCCGATGCCAATCCGTCTTTATATTTGGATATTCCCACTGTGTTGGATCCCACCATGGCTCCCCCAGGTAAACACACCCTATGGATCGAATTTTTTGCCCCCTACCGCATTGCCGGATTGGAAGGGAAAGGGTTGATGGGCACTGGTTGGACTGATGAATTAAAGGAAAAAGTGGCGGATCGGGTGATTGATAAATTAACGGACTATGCCCCTAATTTGAAATCCTTAATTATTGGTCGCCGAGTGGAAAGTCCCGCCGAACTGGCCCAACGGCTGGGGAGCTATAACGGCAATGTCTATCATCTGGATATGACCCTGGATCAGATGATGTTCCTTAGACCTCTACCGGAAATTGCCAATTACCAAACCCCCATCAAAAATCTTTACCTAACGGGGGCGGGCACCCATCCCGGTGGCTCCATCTCCGGCATGCCGGGGAGAAATTGCGCTCGGGTCTTTTTAAAACAACAACGACGTTTTTGGTAA
- a CDS encoding calcium-binding protein: protein MEENTDTTNLVKVVDIIIIDNALGTNNLSLSGNDATLFEIIGTGLFIKAGTNLDFETQSSFDVTVEVDDPALGSIFEDSVNFSFTLTNINEIDGNNFANFLFGTRNNDLIRGFGGNDILFSNGGNDTLYGGLGYDYLDGGIGDDILHGGENGDILLEGYGNDVLIGGLGIDKLSGGFGDDKFVYSALDEAGDVILDFNRSRDQLVLTELFTGLGYNGTNPIVDGYLRFNRLGFSAQVRIDADGLTNGSNYITLTTLVGVLPSNLSLGTNVVI from the coding sequence TTGGAGGAAAACACTGACACCACTAATCTGGTGAAAGTAGTAGATATTATCATCATCGATAATGCTTTAGGCACCAACAACCTCAGCCTGTCAGGAAATGATGCCACACTGTTTGAAATTATCGGCACTGGACTATTTATTAAAGCAGGCACAAATCTGGACTTTGAAACCCAAAGTAGTTTTGATGTCACTGTGGAAGTGGATGATCCAGCACTGGGTTCCATTTTTGAAGATTCAGTTAACTTCTCTTTCACTCTCACAAATATCAACGAAATTGATGGCAATAACTTCGCTAACTTTCTTTTTGGAACTCGAAACAATGACCTAATTCGAGGTTTTGGCGGTAATGATATCCTCTTCAGCAATGGTGGCAATGACACACTGTATGGGGGTCTGGGTTATGACTACCTGGATGGAGGCATTGGTGATGATATCCTCCATGGCGGAGAAAACGGTGATATTCTTCTCGAAGGTTATGGTAACGATGTGCTGATAGGAGGATTGGGAATAGATAAGTTGAGTGGTGGATTTGGCGATGACAAATTTGTCTATAGTGCCTTAGATGAGGCAGGAGATGTAATCCTTGATTTCAATCGCAGTCGAGACCAGTTGGTTTTAACTGAGTTATTTACGGGTCTTGGTTACAACGGCACAAACCCCATTGTTGATGGTTATCTCCGCTTCAACCGATTAGGATTTAGTGCTCAGGTTCGAATTGATGCTGATGGTCTGACCAATGGATCCAACTACATCACCCTGACCACACTCGTAGGCGTTCTTCCCTCTAATCTTTCCCTCGGGACTAATGTTGTGATCTGA